A stretch of DNA from Chroogloeocystis siderophila 5.2 s.c.1:
ATATTGGTCCAGAAGTAGACATTCCTGCACCTGATATGGGAACTTCCGCCCGTGAAATGGCGTGGATCATGGATACCTACTCGGTAAATGTCGGTCATGCGGTTCCTGGGGTTGTTACGGGCAAACCAATTTCAATTGGTGGTTCGAGAGGACGCGAACAGGCGACAGGACGTGGAGTGATGATCGTCGTGCGTGAAGCTTTAGCAGCACGCGGTAAGTCGCTGGTAGGAGCAACAATTGCGATTCAGGGATTTGGTAATGTTGGTAGTGCTGCAGCGTTGTTACTTCATGAAGCTGGAGCGAAAATTATTGCGGTTTCAACAGGTTCCGGTGGGATCTTTTCGGAAAAAGGTTTAGATATTCCGGCGTTAAAAAACTATGCCACAGCTAACCGCAAGCGGATTTCTGGATTTGAACAAGGTGAACCGATTACCAACGCAGAATTATTCACCTTAGCCTGTGATGTATTGATTCCGGCGGCGCTAGAAAATCAAATTACCGAAGAAAATGTGCGCGAAATTCAAGCATCAATTGTGGCAGAAGCGGCAAACGCACCTGTTACGCTGGTAGCCCACAAGGAATTAGAAGCGCGAGGCGTCACTGTGCTACCAGATATTTTGACGAATGCTGGAGGAGTTGTTGTCAGTTACCTCGAGTGGGTACAAGGACTGTCTTACTTATTCTGGGATGAGCAGCGTGTCAATCGAGAAATGGAAGCATTAATGGTTAATGCTTATCAGCAAGTGATGAAACAGTCGCAGAAGCGACAGGTGCCATTACGGTTAGCTGCGTATACTTTAGGGGTGGGTCGCATTGCTCAAGCACTAAGCGATCGCGGTTTGTATCCTTAGCATGTTTTGCTACCTTTGTGCTGGAGAGTACGTTATTACAAGATATTTATGAAGTGGGACATGGCTGGTAGAGGCAATGTTAGACATTACGTTGGATTTGCCGTTGCCTGAGTTGGAAGAGTTAAGTGAGGCTTTGCTTAATTTTACTAGTGTGGCTGATTTGCAGGCTTGGTTGACACAACAGGGTTAGTGATCGCCTAGTTTGTGCAAACTGCGATCATTCCTCTACCTCATCACTTTATTAGCAAAGGAAGGGCGGCAGGATTTACAGGAGAATATTCTAGGTTTGGGCTAGGAATTGTTTGGTACCTAAGAAGTATTGTCGCAAGCTCCGTTGAAGTTTTTTTCTCTTACTTTTCGCTCCTTTTCCATAAACAAGAAAAAGAAGCTTGGTATTTATTAACTAATTTACCTGATTTAAACACTGCTCTCGAAATATATGCTCAATGTTTTGGCATTGAAGCAATGCTTAAAGATTGTAGCTCGACCTGAAAGGGGTGCCTATTCATTGGGAACAAGTTCTCCACGGGCATTCCGGTGTCCTATGCAACAGGGTCGTCAGACGCCGCCCATACCATAAGTAAGCGATGAAAATGGTGGTAATGCAAGACATAAACGTCCAAAACTCCTTAACCTCATAGGAACTAGGGCTAGGAAAAGGTTAGATATGGTGAAGCGATGAATCAGCGTCAGCTCCGTCATTTGAAAAACTGTTAGTCGAGTCCGAAACTAGACAGGTGATTTGCACTGCTGTAGACAAAGGTAAAACTGATGACTTCAAGTTGCTCAAGCAAAGTCGTTTGCCGTTTGTCTGTTCACAGCTATGTTTAGCTGAGCGGGGCTATCAGGGGTTTGCCAAGCGCCATGCGGGAGCTTGTACGCCAACCAAGAAATGTCGCAAGCAACCATTGCCAAAAGCGGAAAAGCAACACAATCAGGCATTAGCACGACTACGAGTCCGAGTTGAGCTAGGGATTCGTCGTTTCAAGAGCTTTCGCCTCTTTTCAGGATGTTATCGCCATCGCAGAAGGCGGTTTGGTTTGCGCTTGAACCTGATTGCTGGCTTACTCAACTATGAATTGGCACATGCCTCTTGATTCATGCAGGAGGTCTAATATATTCTCCAGCGATGGAACGAAGGCTGTTACGATATCAAAGGACTGTTTGAAGCAATACAAAAGCGTGGTTACTCCTGTTAGTTACAATACCGTAGCCCCTTACACCCGCCGCCTGCGCTCTTCTCAAGGCTTGCCACTGCGGCAACGACTTGTCAGACAACCACTGCCCAAAGTTACTCAACCGGAGAAACGACCACTCACAGTTCGTCGTGCTGCAATGCTTGTGCTACAGCGGCAAGAGTTACACAAGTCAGATGACGAACAGTTGATGGCTCGGTTACAAGTACAGCATCCCGCTCTGTTTACCGCAATTGAGCTAGCCCAAAGCTTTGCCCAAATGGTGCGCCAACATCTTCCCGATCAACTTGACTCTTGGTTCGAGCAAGCCATTCTAGCAGTCTTTCACCTTTTGTCCGTTTTGCCCAACGCTTACGTGAAGATTATGATGCGGTCAAAGCGGGTGTGACACTACCAGTCAGCAACGGTCCGGTTGAGGAACACATAAACCGATTGAAGATGCTCAAGCGCCAAATGTATGGTCGAGCTGGCATTGACTTGCTCAGTTCAAGATTCTTGCTGGCGTGAGTTGTGGAATGCTCTATTTCATCGACTTGGATCGTGTCCTTCCTCTCAAGGAGTACCAAAAGCTGCCAAGAGCCAAAATTATCCACAAATCAGGTATCTCCAAATGTAGCGGACTGATTTTCTACTGCTTATCTTCGACTATGTAGCCGATGTCGGAAGCCGCAGTCGGATAAGCGAAAATCATCTTTTTGAGATCTTCCGGCCGCAATTTAAATCTAATCGCCATTGCGAAGAGATTAACTAGCTCCTCAACATGATGTCCTAAAATATGAGCGCCGAGTATCCGATCGCTGCCTTCCTCAACCAGCACGTTGAGCAAATTCAGGAGACGATTTCCCAGTTGCAAGCTTTCAATGGCGAACTGATTAAGGTGCTTCACTGTTGTGAAGATGACCTTAGCCGCTACGGTTCAACCACTCCTTGTATTGTATTTGGAGATAACCAGCATGAAACCAAAGACGGCTCTGTAGGCTAGCATTTCAGGCACGATACTGATCGCGGTGTGCTGTGCTACGCCTGTTTTGGTAATTACCCTAGGAGCTTTAGGGCTAGGGGCGTTGGCTGGCTACCTTGATTATGTGCTACTTCCAGCCTGAGCAGTAATGGTAGTGGTTACTATAATTTCTTACCAACGCTACCGTCGCCACAGTCGTTGAATGGCTTTGCTCCCGCTTTTTGATTACTGTTGAATTTTTAAAGGGTTAGTTCTTGCTATGAGTCAATGTTGCAATCCAGGTCAGGCCGCTGACAATGTTCCGGTAAGGTCTCATCAGCGCATTTGTCCCAATGACGGCACTAAAGGAAAACCTGTTGAGCTTATCACGTTGAAAAGCCTGTTGATAGGGGCAGCACTGGAGAAGTTAGACCCTCAGAGCACCTATACGTTTTGTCCCAGTTCTAATTGTTCAGTGGTTTACTTCTCTAATACTGGTCAAACATTTACGACTGTAGAGCTAAAAGTTCCTGTGTTTCAAAAAGATTCCAACGAACAGATTCCGAGTTGCTACTGCTTTGACTGGAGCCGTCAACGTATTCGAGAAGAAATTGAACAAACTGGTACAAGTACTGCGGTTGCTTCTATCACGGCTCATATTAAAGCTAAACGCTGTGGTTGTGAGGTTAACAATCCCCAAGGAGTTTGCTGTTTAGCAAATGTTCAACAGACTGTACAGCAGATCCAGCGATCGCTAAGCTCATCATCGGGAACAAGCGCATCATGAACCGAAAAAAGACATTTTCTCAATGAGAATTGGCAAGTGTTATTTTGGCAGCAATTCTGGCATCTGTTTGCTGTCTTGGTTCTTTGTTACTCGTAGCCCTTGGAGCCAGTGGTGCTTAGATCAGTAATTTGACTGCCTTTGAGAAATATCGTCCCTTTTTTATCGCACTCACTCTTGGATTGTTAAGCTTTGGCTTTTATCGTGTCTACTGGAACCCTAAAGCCAAAGCGTGTCAACCAGAAAGTGCTTGTATTAATCCACACGCTAACCAAATTGCCAAAAAGACTCTAATTATTGCCACAGTATTTGTTTTAGGTTTGCTAGCCTTTCCTTACGCAGTTCCCTATGTCTTTAAGGTCGTGAAGACATTTGCAGGTTGTCTTACAAATTGAAAACATGACTTGTGAAGCTTGCCGTGTAACGGTCAAAAGTAGTTTGGTTCGATTAGATGGGGTTGAAGAAGCGCTCGTGACATTCAACCCGCCAGAAGCCATAATTGTTTATGACCCTGCTAAAGTGACCATTCAGGAGCTGATGCAAGTCACAACTAATGTAGGGTATCCATCGTCAGTTAAGTCTAGGTTGTAGCGTCCCCACAAAATCGTGTTGCTCCCCACTGACCCTGCTTGCAGTAGAATCATCATAGCCAACGTCAAACAAATTCTTGAAATTGACTGCTGCTCGGAATCTGTGTCGCTTGTAGAAGATAACAGCATCGGTGAGGAAGTAACTGGGTAGCTGAAAAGTGTTTGCCAAATCCCCTTTTCTCCCACGAAGAAGAATCCTGCACTAATTCCCAAGCTGAGTACGCACAGCTACGCAAAATTGCGCAGACAGATGCAATGAAAGAGCTAGCCCTAGCATCGTTTCCCCAAGCATCAACGTTGTTAGATATTGCCTCGCACGTACTAGCAGGGCAAATCTCAGGAAGCGCAAATGATACAGCAACGATTTATTGCAGCTTGGAAGTATGCAGACGTCAAGCTCACTGCCTCACAATTCTAAACACGAAGGAAAATTAACCGATGACGACACAACAAAAAAGAAGTTTTGATTGAGCGGTTGCTGAAGTCAGTTGCAGGGACTTTTGATATTTTCACAATTTATATTGGCGATCGCCTAGGTTTCTACCAAGCGCTTGCTGATGGCTGGTTAACTTCGACGGAACTAGCAACTCAAACGAACGCGGTTGAGCGCTATGTGCGTGAATGGTTCGAACAGCAAACAGTGACGGGTATCAATGTATTCATGATTTGGGTAATCCCGTAGGCGCACTCCAAACTATGCGGCGTCTAGTAGGGGAAAATGGTACCGTATTGATTGCCGATGAGCGCGTTGGCGATCGCTTTACGGCTGCTGGTAATGATGTCGAGTGGATGATGTACGGCTGGAGTGTTCTACACTGCTTGCCAGTAGGTATGGCAGATGGCGGTGAATCTCACTGTGGCGGTACGGTCATGCGGACTGATATTTTGCGACATTATGCCCAAGCCGCCGGTTTCCGTGACGTCGAGGTTTTGCCTATTGATTACTTCTTCTTCCGGTTCTATCGTTTGTATCCTTGATGACTTATGTCAAGAAAAACTGTCACACTCATTAACATTTTCAACTTTTTGTATCAGTTTTTTCAATATTGAGCTTTAGTATGACAACTGTCTGCTCTAATTTTTTGCCTTGATATTTAACTTTTGCTGCGTGCAGTCTCCTCGTTTTTGAAAAAACTGCTTCCGATGAGGTTGATGTTATGGTTACATTACATATATGCAATGTAACCTATTCTTTTTCTGCATCTATGCAGTGGATTTGCGCTGAGTGTTGCAACACTTGATTGACCAAAATTTACAATCAAGAAAGGCTTTGACAGCCTAGAATTAAATAGTAGGTTTTACAAATATCCGACACATATTCTTCACGTGACTGTCATATACAGCTGGTAGTTTAATAATGTTCGGTAGTAAATTACTGCATTATACGTTATCTAAATTATTAACCAAATCTAAAGATTTGAGTTGTAGTTGTTCATGAACTGAGCAAGCAATAGCGTTTGAGTAATAATTCAAATTTTAATTTTTAAAAATTCAATTGTTGTTTGAATTAGCTTTATTGTATTCTCAGGAGGATAGTATGTTTTTTACTCAAAGTTTTAAATATCGCTTTCCTTTAATAATAGAATCTATGACAATATCTTCCTTACGTCGCAACTTAAAAGATTGGATTCGCCGAGAGATTGTGGATGACGATCCCTACGATGTGGAAAGCTTGTTTCCTGATGTGAATCAGTTTAAGATTTTGACAGCACAAGACGACGAAGATTAACTTTGCACAAGTGTAGCGAAGCAACAAGTAGTGTTCATATTCCTTCATTAAAATCTGTCCTATCTATCGTCTGTATCTTACATTGGTACGCTGGCAAACTATCGAGTTAGGACATCTGTGATTTGCCTAAAGGAAGTTTAACCTTGATCCCTGACCTCTTATAATTCATCAAGTACACAATCTTTGAGCCGTGAATTTGTGAATGATAAATTTATAAGCTCAAAATAAGTAGTTTTTTAGTTATGCCTCATTTTTTCTTTGCGTTCTTTTTAGTCAGTTTAGTGACTATGTTTGCTTTTACGGCGATCGCCTACTTATTTCCTCAAGATTAAGCGAATCGCATTGTAAAAAAAATCCCCTTCTCTTGAAATAGGGAGAAGGGGTTAAGGTTCTGTCGCCTACTACTTTAATTTTGAGACTGCAACTGAGTAGGAAAAGCCCCTGTATTCAACGCGAGGTTGACATTTCTACCACCACGACGGACTTCAAGTTGTAGTTGTTCGCCGACTCTTGTATTTTCTACTGCTCTTTGCACAACTTCAGCAGTTGTTGCGTCTTGACCGTTAATGCGACGAATTACATCTCCTGCACGCAGTCCGGCGCGGGCTGCGGGAGAATTAGGAAGAACTCGCACAATCAAAACACCGCGATCTTCGGTAATCGTTATGCCATTGTTGGGGTCACTGTTGATCTCTTGGCGCAACTCAGGCGTTATTGCTACCATCTGAACGCCAACATAAGGATGTTCGACTCGACCTTGCGCAATCAATTGGCTAGAAATACGTTGGGCGGTGTTAATGGGAATTGCAAAGCCTAAGCCTTGCGCGCCGCGCAAAATTGCGGTATTCATCCCGATAACTTCACCGCGCGCATTCAGCAACGGTCCGCCAGAGTTACCTGGATTGATTGCGGCGTCAGTTTGAATAAATTGTACGCGCTTATCAGCCACACCAACTTGATTGCTAGTACGACCTGTAGCACTAATAATACCCGTTGTTACTGTGTTGTCTAATCCTAGCGGGTTGCCGATCGCGATCGCAAATTCGCCTGGGCGCAACTGATCCGAGTTACCCATTGTGAGTGTTGGAAGTCGCTCTGCATCAATTTTAATCACAGCAACATCCGTAACAGGATCTGTTCCTAGCACTCTACCCGTAAAGCGGCGTCCGTCATTAAGAACGACACTGACATTACGCGCACCATCGACAACGTGAGCATTCGTTAAGATGCGTCCGTCGGAACTAATGATGAACCCTGACCCTGTTCCTTGTTGTACTCTTTGTTGCGTTCGGGGAATTTGCGAACCAAAGAATCGACGGAAAAACGGATCGTCAAAGACATCAGGAACGCGAGTGGTGACGGTGCGTGACGCTTCAATTCGCACAACCGCAGGTCCCACTCTTTCGACAACATCCGCGACAAAATTGGGGTCAGTTGTGGGGATAGGTGCGGCGATCGCAGGACTAATCGGCGACGTTGCGACACTCGACGATGGCTGAAGTCGGGTTGCGAGATTACTTCCTGAAACTGCGACACCCGCGCCCAATAACATCATTGAAACGTAACTCGCAGTTTTCCGCCAGGGAGCGGCTAGCGATGTCTTTCTTGTCGTGCTTAAGGAGTTGTTAACTTGGCTTGATTGATTTCTTTCTTGTGGTTCGTTTTGCATATGTTTCACTTACAGCAAAGTCTCAATGATGACTAGATACAAAAATACAAATACTGTTTTAGCAAGGTTCTTTATAGATTGTTGACTGGCTTGTCACCTTGATAGTTTCCTATTTAACTTATTTTTAGTTTAAACAACTACTATGTCTTTTTTGTGACAGCTTTATTGCACTTTAATGAAAACGATTCTGCGCAGCAATTTTAGCATTTATGTTCGGGCATTTTACTCATTTAAGCCATACGAATTGATTTCTAAAAGCATGCACAGATATGGCAAATACAGATTGGTTTCGCATATATTATTGTTCATAAAGCTATTGCTATCCTTTTTTACGGGTAGCACTACTTGCCTTTCTATAATTTTTGTTATAGATGAATCGCCGAGTTTGTAGGTCTAAAAATCTGGAATCGGAGTATTAGCTTTAGCATATTCGACACAAATATATTGTACCCAAATTTCTGAAATCATTGCAGGTTTTGCTGTCGTCAAGCTAGTGAGACAGCTACTCTAGCTAACACCTAAACAGCATCAAAAAGAACGGTTATGACCTGATTACCAAGCGCAATAACATCCTACAGTTGATTTAAGGATGCGATGCTACACCTCAATGTCACAGAGGGATGTAGAGATGATAAAACATTATTCTTTGAGAAAACGAGGTCGGGCGGAGTGTGTTGATTTGAGTTGTTGTTCTAAAGCTTCCCAGTTTTCTTGTTCGACGATCGCAATCAAGTCGTCTAAGTGTTGGCGATACGAGTTTAGCGATCGCAATAATTCTTGACGATTGTAGCGTGCCATCATCACGCCTAATTCTGAATTCCCACCGCCGACACGACTGGTGTCGCGAAATCCAGAACTTGCTAAATTCTGCGCCAAAGCTAAAACGTCAGGGTTACTCTCACCCATACACGCGGCGATTAAATTGCTACTCACCATCACGGGTAAATGCGAAATCCAACTTACCGCACGGTCATGGTCTTCAGGGCGACAGTGGTAAATTTTAGCTTGGAGAGATCGCGCTACTTCCTCAACGATTTGCACTGCGCTTGCTGGAGTTGACGCAATCGGAGTTAATACATACGGGTTATTGACAAATAACTCTTTTTGTGCAGCTTCTATGCCACTTTCTGTTTTTCCCGCCATAGGGTGTCCGCCCACAAAATTTTGCCATAATGGGGCGATCGCCTCGACGACAGGAACTTTAACCGAACCAACATCAGTGAGAATCGTCGCCGGCGAGAGATAAGGAATCAGTTGCTGTACAGTTGGTAAAATTGCCGCGATGTGCGTACAGATAATAATGACATCAGCACTTTTAAGCGTCGCCAAGTCAAGACTCGCGGTATCAACCGCACCGCAGGCGATCGCTTGTTCGCACGTTTGTTCGCGACGACTGACACCCAAAACATGATATCCCTGCGCTCTTAAATCTAAACCTAAAGAGCCACCGATTAAACCAAGTCCGACAATGCCAATATTCATAGTGGATGCTTTGTTAACTTAGTAGGCATTAAATCATTTTTGTAAATGGCGAGGATATAAAAATGAATGCATGGCGCGATCGCTTAAATCGAATGACGGGGCGTACCCGCTTTGTCGTGTGTCGCATCTTTGTTCATCTTGCAGGTTCGGATGTTGCACCGTTGCTGGGAATACTAAATCGTACCGCACGCGAAGCAATTGATTCTGAAGGCGACTTAGAAGTTTTGGGCGAAGGCTTAGTAGAAATTTGCCAAAGCTTACTGCAATACGACGAATACTGGCTTTCTGCGGCTAATGAGGGCGATGTTTTTTGGGACGAAGGAGAAGCAGGCGACTACTTCAACGAGTTGTTTACTGATTCAGCGCAGCGCTACTTGAGTGAAGTAGACTTAGACGATGCTGATAGTAATGAACCGCTGTCGCTACCAGTCACGCGCAATGTCGTTGTCATGCTGACGGTGGCTTTTGAAGGCGAAGTTCCCGAATTAGAAACGAATTTAGCAGATATAAGCGCTTTGAAAGCTGGGTTGAAGGCTTTAATTAATTTGCACTATCAAGGAAGACTGCGCGGAATTCAAGTGCATTTTTCGCCAGCGCAATTTGGCGATGAGTTGACGAATGACCAACTACTGCAATATTTTCCCGAGTTAGTTCCTTTGTAATAAACTGTCAGGGACATAAGCCACCTGTCAGAACAGTTGAGATCTTGTTAATCTCGAAATAAGCTAATTTTTGAAAATATGATGACAATCTTGCGGCGGTTTACACTGATTTTTTTAACGATAACTTTGTGTTGGACAACGATCGCCTGTGGTAGACCAGAATCGACGGTTTCCCAGGTACGCAATGTTGCATCCCCAGTGGCGACAAATACGCGGCTGAGTGATGGACAGTACCCTGTCCAGCAAGTGACTTACGATGATGCAACCGGAGAGTATAGTTTATTCTTGCTTAATACTCCTCCTGGTACACCACCAACGTTTACGACAGCTAATTTGCAGATGGCGCGGTTAACGGATGAAGAAGTCAAAGCTGGTCAAAAAAGCTATCTCAAAGTAGAAAACGGTCAGCCAGTTCTGTACCTCACTGAGGATTTTAAAATCGAGTACGTTCACAATGTCGCGGAAACACAGACAAATCCTCAAACCGGACAACAAGAAACCGTAATTGTCCGTCGCGAGACAGGATTTTGGTCGCCGTTTGCGGGTGCTTTAGCAGGTCAAGCAATTGGCAGTTTGTTGTTTAGACCGCAGTACTACGTACCACCACTTTACCAGCCAGGGGCATCTGTAATCACAGGTTTTGGTGGTTATGGTAGTTCGTATAGTCAAGCCGTTGATCGCTATCAATCACGTTATAACGCGCCACCGCTTGCTGAAAGAAATCGACGCTCTAATTTGCGCACAACGGGACGCATTAGAACACCGAATTACAGACAACCGACAACAACGACACGCCGTAGCACACCCCGCGTGACGACAAACAATCGTCCTACAGGTTCAGGATTCGGTGCAAGTAATTTGCGATCGGGTAACTCTAATAACCGCCGTCCTTCATCAGGAAGTTTTGGTAGCAGCAACCGTTCGTTTGGATCGAGTCGCACTCGGAGTAGCAGTGGTTTCCGCAGTAGTGGCGGACGTCGCCGTTAGATGTATAGCAAGGGTCAGGTGAGTAGCAAAAAGAAAATAAAGCTCTTATTCTACCTTGGCGAATGTATTCGCACCTAGATAAACAAAGTCCACCTTTCGTGTGGACTTTTTGTCTATGTAGCCCCGAAGAAAGTCGCAGCGCTACGCTGTTGCATGATAGGCAGAAAGAGTGGTTTCTGATTTAGGTGTTTCTAAGGTCGCGATTAATTTAACATTGTATTCCGCCTCGAACACGTCTTTTTTGTAATCTAAACTCCACAATTCTAAGGCACAGTCGTCGCCTGGTTGCGATGGAGTTAGCCACAAGTGAAATTCTTGGGCTTCTGGACGATATTCGCTTCGTACTTGCGCGATCGCACCAATTTGACGCCGATCGAGCGCGACGGCTATGCGCAACAATG
This window harbors:
- a CDS encoding HhoA/HhoB/HtrA family serine endopeptidase: MQNEPQERNQSSQVNNSLSTTRKTSLAAPWRKTASYVSMMLLGAGVAVSGSNLATRLQPSSSVATSPISPAIAAPIPTTDPNFVADVVERVGPAVVRIEASRTVTTRVPDVFDDPFFRRFFGSQIPRTQQRVQQGTGSGFIISSDGRILTNAHVVDGARNVSVVLNDGRRFTGRVLGTDPVTDVAVIKIDAERLPTLTMGNSDQLRPGEFAIAIGNPLGLDNTVTTGIISATGRTSNQVGVADKRVQFIQTDAAINPGNSGGPLLNARGEVIGMNTAILRGAQGLGFAIPINTAQRISSQLIAQGRVEHPYVGVQMVAITPELRQEINSDPNNGITITEDRGVLIVRVLPNSPAARAGLRAGDVIRRINGQDATTAEVVQRAVENTRVGEQLQLEVRRGGRNVNLALNTGAFPTQLQSQN
- a CDS encoding putative iron-sulfur cluster-binding metallochaperone; its protein translation is MSQCCNPGQAADNVPVRSHQRICPNDGTKGKPVELITLKSLLIGAALEKLDPQSTYTFCPSSNCSVVYFSNTGQTFTTVELKVPVFQKDSNEQIPSCYCFDWSRQRIREEIEQTGTSTAVASITAHIKAKRCGCEVNNPQGVCCLANVQQTVQQIQRSLSSSSGTSAS
- the merF gene encoding mercury resistance system transport protein MerF; protein product: MSGTILIAVCCATPVLVITLGALGLGALAGYLDYVLLPA
- a CDS encoding Glu/Leu/Phe/Val family dehydrogenase → MVEAVLPLEAPSPAHICPFDQACSYLEQAAKELQLDPGLLAVLSHPRKVVTVSVPVKLDSGEVQVLTGHRVQHSDVLGPYKGGIRYHPAVTLREVSALAMLMTWKCALLGIPYGGAKGGIALDPTRYSIGELERITRRYTSELIKDIGPEVDIPAPDMGTSAREMAWIMDTYSVNVGHAVPGVVTGKPISIGGSRGREQATGRGVMIVVREALAARGKSLVGATIAIQGFGNVGSAAALLLHEAGAKIIAVSTGSGGIFSEKGLDIPALKNYATANRKRISGFEQGEPITNAELFTLACDVLIPAALENQITEENVREIQASIVAEAANAPVTLVAHKELEARGVTVLPDILTNAGGVVVSYLEWVQGLSYLFWDEQRVNREMEALMVNAYQQVMKQSQKRQVPLRLAAYTLGVGRIAQALSDRGLYP
- a CDS encoding cation transporter → MTCEACRVTVKSSLVRLDGVEEALVTFNPPEAIIVYDPAKVTIQELMQVTTNVGYPSSVKSRL
- a CDS encoding mercuric transporter MerT family protein, with product MTAFEKYRPFFIALTLGLLSFGFYRVYWNPKAKACQPESACINPHANQIAKKTLIIATVFVLGLLAFPYAVPYVFKVVKTFAGCLTN
- a CDS encoding prephenate/arogenate dehydrogenase, whose product is MNIGIVGLGLIGGSLGLDLRAQGYHVLGVSRREQTCEQAIACGAVDTASLDLATLKSADVIIICTHIAAILPTVQQLIPYLSPATILTDVGSVKVPVVEAIAPLWQNFVGGHPMAGKTESGIEAAQKELFVNNPYVLTPIASTPASAVQIVEEVARSLQAKIYHCRPEDHDRAVSWISHLPVMVSSNLIAACMGESNPDVLALAQNLASSGFRDTSRVGGGNSELGVMMARYNRQELLRSLNSYRQHLDDLIAIVEQENWEALEQQLKSTHSARPRFLKE
- a CDS encoding transposase, whose product is MLVESETRQVICTAVDKGKTDDFKLLKQSRLPFVCSQLCLAERGYQGFAKRHAGACTPTKKCRKQPLPKAEKQHNQALARLRVRVELGIRRFKSFRLFSGCYRHRRRRFGLRLNLIAGLLNYELAHAS
- a CDS encoding DUF4351 domain-containing protein — protein: MLDITLDLPLPELEELSEALLNFTSVADLQAWLTQQG
- a CDS encoding DUF1517 domain-containing protein, with the protein product MNAWRDRLNRMTGRTRFVVCRIFVHLAGSDVAPLLGILNRTAREAIDSEGDLEVLGEGLVEICQSLLQYDEYWLSAANEGDVFWDEGEAGDYFNELFTDSAQRYLSEVDLDDADSNEPLSLPVTRNVVVMLTVAFEGEVPELETNLADISALKAGLKALINLHYQGRLRGIQVHFSPAQFGDELTNDQLLQYFPELVPL